Below is a genomic region from Leucobacter exalbidus.
CTGTCGCGGCTGAGCAAGAGAACTTTGCGCGTCTTGAGTCGCTTGACGTTGGAAAACCAATTAGTGCTGCCCGCGCAGACATGCCATATCACTGGGACACACTGCGGTACTTCGCGGGCGCCATTAGGGTCGCTCACGGGACAAGCCTGGGTGAGGTCGCGCCGGGCCTCCACTCTCGAGTCGAACGTGAACCTTTGGGAGTCGTTGGACTCGTCATTCCGTGGAACGCACCGCTGTTGGAAGCCCTATGGAAAATTGCGCCCGCCCTCGCCGCAGGTAATACGCTGGTAATGAAGGTGAGCCGGGTAACTCCGCTCACCACCACGCGCCTGTTTGAACTCGCGAGCGAGATCTTCCCTCCCGGCGTAGTCAACCTTGTGCTCGGCGATTCACTGGGCGGCAAGGCCCTTGCAGCACACCCCCGCGTCTCGCTGCTATCGCTTACCGGTTCAACGAATACGGGCAAGCAAGTTGCAGCGACTGGCGCCGGATCGCTGAAGCGCATGCACTTGGAACTGGGCGGCAAAGCACCTGTTCTTGTGCACCCCGGTATTGACCTCGCGAAAGCGGCCGCGGAGCTCGTGGCTACCGGTTACGTGGGGGCGGGACAGGATTGCACGGCAGCGTGCCGGGTAATCGTCCACGAAGCCGCATACGATGAATTCGTACCCCACTACCTTGCAGAGGTAGATCGGATTCGCATGGGCGCCGGGCTCGACGAGGCATCCACGATGGGGCCGCTAGTTTCAGACGTGCAGCGTGACTCGGTCCAGGGGTACGTTGATCGTGCGAAGTCCTACGCGACGATCGCTCGTGGCGGCGAAGGGTTCGTTGGTGATGGCTACTTTGTTCAGCCAACTGTCGTGCTTGATGCGGCACAGGACTCAGAGATCATCCAGCAAGAGGTGTTTGGTCCCGTGGTATCGATTCAGCGCGCTCGAAACGAAGAAGAAATGCTCACCTGGGCGAATGGCACGCCTTACGGGCTCGCCGCGAGCGTCTGGACGAACGACCTGAACGTCTCCCAGAGGGCAACCCGCGAACTCGACTTCGGCACGGTGTGGGTGAATACCCACATGCAGGTTATTCCGGATGCACCCTTCGGCGGCTTCGGCGAATCGGGATACGGAAAAGAGCTTTCCATGATGGCGATCGAGGAGTATTCCCGGTACAAGCACGTCATGGTCCAGTCCAACTAAGAATAACTCTCAGGTAAGGAAGTTCAGTGATGACAACGAATCCAACAATTCTTGATGTGTTTCATAAGCAGATGGCGGCATACGGCGAACGTAACGTCGAGCAGCTGATGACCACATTTAGTGAGGACTGTGTTCTGCAGGACATGGCCGACCCCGCGGCCCCCTTCGAGGGGCACGCTGCAGCTCGTGGCTTCCTCGTCGACTACTTCGCAGACCTTGCGAATGTAGACGTCAATATCACTAAGGTTGCCCAGAACGAAGACACCGTTTTTGGGGAACTTGATGTGACCGCGGACTGGGTAAGTGAGCCTTTCTCCCCCGAATCTCCCCGACGAGTGAACTTCAAGTACGTCATCGTCGACACCTTTAGAGACGGGCTTGTGGTGCACGAGCGGTTCTACTGGGACAGCGAGTCGCTGCAGAAGCAGCTGGTGGTGAGCGAAGACGCATAACGCCAAGCAGCTGTTTTGGTGCCGGCATTACGGGGACGATTCATATCCCGCAGTTCAGACTGCGGCGTATGAGTCGGCCCCGTTTTTGTGTTGTCAAAGTACTAAACAGCTCGTGGCGATTTGTAATATTACCGAATGGCGATAGCGCAAAGAATTCTAGATTGATAGGAGAGCAGAGCTCGATTAAGAGTTCAATCTATTCTTTGTTGCAAAGGAGCATCAGTCATGAGTACAGAGACCGGCCTAGCCGCAATCATCCCGCCTGACATTCGTGAGGAAGGCCAATTACACGGAAACCTAGGCGTCATCGACGTCATGTTTACCGTCATTGCCTATAACGGCCCAGCCGTCGTTTTTATGGGATTCCTCCCCGTGCTTATCCTGTGGGGTAACGGGGTAGGGGCGCCGGCAATGATCCTCGCTGCCGGCTCGCTGCTGCTGGTGATTGCGAGCGGATTGATTAATGTCTCGTCAGCGTTGAAGCGGCCCGGTGGTTTTTATGCTTTGGTCTCTGCGGGACTTGGCCGAATGGCTGGTCTTGGAACCGGGTTTACTGCTATTTTCACGTACTTCGCCGCGGTATTGAGTGTGTACGCTATTGCGGGCACGGCATTCTCCGATCTTCTGGAGAACTTCTTCGGTGCTGAGCGGGTTCCGTGGTGGACGGTAGGTCTGGTCTGCGTGGTAGCAGTAGGTTTTCTAGGGTATTTCAACATTCAGCTGTCAGCCAAAGTGTTGTACGTTTTCCTGACACTGGAGTTTTTGCTCATCATTGCGTACATCATTGCCGTGATTGCGCAGGGCGGCGCAAACGGCTTTGGACTTGACTCGTTTAAGCCGGAGTACATGTTTTCTGGAGCGCTGGCTGTCGGAGCGCTCTTTGCAATCACTATTTTTGGTGGGTTTGAAGCAACGGTAATCTTCAGAGAAGAAGTACGCGACCCGGACCGCACTATCAAGCGCGCTACGTACGGCGTTATTGCGCTTCTGGCGATTTGCTACGCGCTGCTCTCGTGGGTATTTATCTACGCGTACGGTCCCGGAGTTATTTTGGAAGTCTTAGGTCAGGACATCGCAGGTGCCGCGGGCCAGAGCGTTCGCGAATACGTTGGAGAAGCGGCCTACCTCTTCGCAAATATTTTGCTATTTACTAGTGCCTTCGCCTTGCAGTTGGCCTCGCATAACATTCTGACGCGCTACGTCTATAACTTTGGCAAGGATCGTATTCTGCCGAAGTCACTTGCTGCGATTCATCCTAAGAATGTTTCGCCGTACAAAGCATCGATTGCGGTATCGGTGGTGTGTGCAGTCGGCGTTGCTGGAATTGCGATCTCTGGGGTTCCAGACGACATCCTCTACGCAACAATTGCCTCGTTCCTCACTTACGGCATGGTGATCCTTGTGACGATGGTGTCATTCGCGATTGGCGTTTACATGCTCAAACACAAGACAAGCAACCTGTTCCATGCGGCCTTGATGTTCATCGGGGGTGGAATCTTTGCGATTAC
It encodes:
- a CDS encoding aldehyde dehydrogenase family protein, producing MSTIDTPTLPLLEHIIGGERVAGNTTLPVFDPSTGKEIAAQAVATEQHVDMAVNAASLAFKTWRRTSAAERSELLHKLADAVAAEQENFARLESLDVGKPISAARADMPYHWDTLRYFAGAIRVAHGTSLGEVAPGLHSRVEREPLGVVGLVIPWNAPLLEALWKIAPALAAGNTLVMKVSRVTPLTTTRLFELASEIFPPGVVNLVLGDSLGGKALAAHPRVSLLSLTGSTNTGKQVAATGAGSLKRMHLELGGKAPVLVHPGIDLAKAAAELVATGYVGAGQDCTAACRVIVHEAAYDEFVPHYLAEVDRIRMGAGLDEASTMGPLVSDVQRDSVQGYVDRAKSYATIARGGEGFVGDGYFVQPTVVLDAAQDSEIIQQEVFGPVVSIQRARNEEEMLTWANGTPYGLAASVWTNDLNVSQRATRELDFGTVWVNTHMQVIPDAPFGGFGESGYGKELSMMAIEEYSRYKHVMVQSN
- a CDS encoding APC family permease, with translation MSTETGLAAIIPPDIREEGQLHGNLGVIDVMFTVIAYNGPAVVFMGFLPVLILWGNGVGAPAMILAAGSLLLVIASGLINVSSALKRPGGFYALVSAGLGRMAGLGTGFTAIFTYFAAVLSVYAIAGTAFSDLLENFFGAERVPWWTVGLVCVVAVGFLGYFNIQLSAKVLYVFLTLEFLLIIAYIIAVIAQGGANGFGLDSFKPEYMFSGALAVGALFAITIFGGFEATVIFREEVRDPDRTIKRATYGVIALLAICYALLSWVFIYAYGPGVILEVLGQDIAGAAGQSVREYVGEAAYLFANILLFTSAFALQLASHNILTRYVYNFGKDRILPKSLAAIHPKNVSPYKASIAVSVVCAVGVAGIAISGVPDDILYATIASFLTYGMVILVTMVSFAIGVYMLKHKTSNLFHAALMFIGGGIFAITTVFATVRFDLLSGLVGTPALIMLSVCWAFILSGVGLGYYLKKKKPEIYRNVGRRDN
- a CDS encoding nuclear transport factor 2 family protein; the encoded protein is MTTNPTILDVFHKQMAAYGERNVEQLMTTFSEDCVLQDMADPAAPFEGHAAARGFLVDYFADLANVDVNITKVAQNEDTVFGELDVTADWVSEPFSPESPRRVNFKYVIVDTFRDGLVVHERFYWDSESLQKQLVVSEDA